The following proteins come from a genomic window of Drosophila sulfurigaster albostrigata strain 15112-1811.04 chromosome X, ASM2355843v2, whole genome shotgun sequence:
- the LOC133848706 gene encoding uncharacterized protein LOC133848706 produces the protein MESRSGDRQRRASAKCSAAPTLPSSQDEEFHLRMIDLYAQQPCLWNTTLCEYQNAELKREAWEDITRHLGSHLNAAFVRNRIQSMRYRLNVYKLQLLEYKMSPETAKMPEKLYFMDKFDFLDSILSLDDEQSRPEKSESETSDVRSSLSISSICEQRVQQEQLKLPQLVQRLKAASQQLPETSQVLDVSLRSHLQRLSLVEQAKELTSDNSLLHIPSVVRKRLQQQLSQAEPEQKVSTEVEVDTEAEAEVEKSSSKANVSLLSIPQASLRAKPGDSISKTRVSKLPKQSKQMELLEQQQLSDDEDLYRLHWSVRREQSSRRAVALPPNHELHPSQAMPPLLFGTSLPRSSTKNRSTYNAKT, from the coding sequence atGGAATCACGAAGTGGGGATCGTCAGCGTCGAGCCTCGGCCAAGTGCAGTGCTGCCCCGACGCTTCCCTCTTCGCAGGACGAGGAATTCCACTTGCGGATGATCGATTTGTATGCTCAGCAGCCGTGTCTGTGGAACACAACTCTCTGCGAATACCAAAACGCGGAGCTGAAGCGTGAGGCATGGGAAGACATCACACGACATCTGGGCTCCCATTTGAATGCCGCGTTTGTGCGCAATCGCATTCAGAGCATGCGATATCGCCTCAATGTGTacaagctgcagctgctggagTACAAGATGAGTCCCGAGACCGCCAAGATGCCCGAAAAGCTATATTTCATGGATAAGTTTGACTTTCTCGACTCGATCCTCAGTTTGGACGATGAGCAGTCGCGGCCAGAGAAGTCGGAGAGCGAGACGAGCGATGTAAGGTCGAGTTTAAGTATTTCCAGCATTTGTGAGCAACGTGTGCAACAGGAACAATTGAAGCTGCCGCAATTGGTGCAGCGTCTGAAAGCTGCCAGTCAACAGCTGCCAGAGACAAGTCAAGTGCTCGACGTTTCGTTGAGGAGTCATTTGCAGCGTTTGAGTCTCGTCGAGCAGGCCAAGGAGTTGACCAGCGATAACTCACTCTTACATATACCCAGCGTGGTGAGGAAGCGTTTGCAACAACAGTTGTCACAGGCAGAGCCAGAGCAGAAGGTGAGCACAGAGGTAGAGGTGGACAcagaggcggaggcggaggtaGAGAAGAGCAGCTCCAAGGCAAATGTTTCACTGTTGAGCATTCCACAAGCTTCGCTACGAGCTAAACCAGGTGATTCGATATCCAAAACGCGTGTGAGCAAGCTGCCAAAGCAATCAAAGCAAATGGAATTgttggagcagcagcagctatcCGATGACGAGGATCTCTATCGCCTGCACTGGAGTGTGCGGCGGGAGCAGAGTTCGCGTCGTGCTGTCGCCTTGCCACCGAATCACGAGTTGCATCCATCGCAAGCGATGCCTCCGCTGCTCTTTGGCACTTCTCTGCCCCGTTCTAGCACGAAGAATCGCAGCACTTACAACGCGAAAAcctaa
- the LOC133848894 gene encoding cofilin/actin-depolymerizing factor homolog, which produces MTSGIEVASECKDIFEDIRKMKQHRYVIFAIKEEREINIEIIGARDAEYDDFLEDLRKIGPEECRYAVYDYAYQHQCQGASSTCLKEKLFLMLWCPMQAKIKDKMLYSSSFAALKKEFNGVQKYIQATEFDEACCECVEEQLRVLDRD; this is translated from the coding sequence ATGACTTCGGGTATTGAGGTGGCCAGCGAATGCAAGGACATCTTCGAGGACATACGCAAGATGAAGCAACATCGCTATGTGATCTTCGCCATCAAAGAGGAGCGCGAAATCAACATCGAAATTATTGGCGCACGCGATGCTGAATATGATGATTTTCTTGAGGATTTGCGCAAGATCGGACCCGAGGAATGTCGCTATGCGGTCTACGATTATGCCTATCAACATCAATGCCAGGGCGCCTCATCCACGTGCCTCAAGGAGAAGCTCTTCCTAATGCTGTGGTGCCCGATGCAGGCAAAGATCAAGGACAAAATGCTTTACTCCAGCTCGTTTGCTGCTCTCAAAAAGGAGTTTAATGGTGTCCAGAAGTACATACAAGCTACCGAATTCGATGAAGCGTGTTGCGAATGTGTTGAGGAGCAGCTGCGTGTCCTCGATCGTGActaa